The following are encoded together in the Bacteroidota bacterium genome:
- a CDS encoding response regulator, producing MSKDKTKILIVDDKIENLIALETLLVDFDIEIIRALSGFEALTHTFNNDFALAIMDVQMPEMDGFETVKLLRKAKSTKHLPVIFVSAIYKENTHIIKGIESGGVDFIIKPLNREILCGKVKIFLELHKHRTKLEELVSQQTKDLVEEIHVRREAEELLKIQKEKAESSTHAMSIFLASMSHEIRTPMNGIIGMSNLLKETKLNDSQKELVDIIHLSGNNLITIINDILDFSKIESNQVELENIEFNLFKLVEDIYKLLQIRANENRVKLIKKISPAVQKVIKGDPVRLKQILINLLNNAIKFTDKGSVTLKLNIREKTNKKIKLYFEVEDTGIGISEEGKKNLFNVFKQSDSSINRKYGGTGLGLAISKNLSKLMGGEIGVESKYGKGSNFWFTAVFDRVKQSVVKLDENQNIIHSKSSRKLQILLAEDNVINQKVAVYNLQKFGHEIDIAENGKIAVEKYQKNKYDAILMDIHMPEMSGIEATAEIRRIELKNKAIGNIKIIAMTANALKGDREKLLATGMNEYISKPFKPEELKKILVNITNENEA from the coding sequence ATGTCGAAAGATAAAACCAAAATATTAATTGTTGACGATAAGATTGAGAATCTTATTGCTCTGGAAACTTTACTTGTAGATTTCGATATTGAAATTATTAGAGCCTTATCGGGTTTCGAAGCTTTAACTCACACATTTAACAATGATTTTGCATTAGCTATAATGGATGTTCAAATGCCGGAGATGGATGGTTTTGAAACTGTTAAACTTCTCAGAAAAGCTAAAAGTACGAAGCATCTTCCAGTAATATTTGTGTCTGCAATTTATAAAGAAAATACACATATAATAAAAGGAATAGAATCGGGCGGAGTCGATTTTATTATTAAACCGTTAAATAGAGAAATTTTATGTGGGAAAGTGAAAATATTTCTGGAACTTCATAAGCATAGAACAAAACTCGAAGAGCTTGTATCTCAGCAAACTAAAGACTTGGTTGAAGAAATTCATGTAAGACGAGAAGCCGAAGAACTTCTAAAAATTCAAAAAGAGAAGGCAGAATCGTCAACGCATGCAATGTCAATTTTTTTGGCAAGTATGAGTCACGAAATAAGAACTCCAATGAATGGAATTATTGGCATGTCAAATTTGCTAAAAGAAACCAAACTTAACGATAGTCAAAAAGAATTGGTAGATATAATTCATCTTTCAGGAAACAATCTTATCACAATAATCAATGATATTCTTGATTTTTCAAAAATAGAATCCAATCAGGTAGAGCTTGAAAATATAGAATTCAACTTATTCAAACTAGTTGAAGATATATATAAATTACTTCAGATTCGAGCAAACGAAAACCGTGTTAAACTTATAAAAAAGATAAGTCCGGCAGTACAGAAAGTAATTAAAGGAGACCCTGTTCGTTTGAAACAAATATTAATTAATTTGTTGAACAATGCTATAAAATTTACCGACAAGGGGAGCGTAACTTTGAAATTGAATATTAGAGAAAAAACTAACAAAAAAATTAAATTATATTTTGAGGTTGAAGATACCGGAATAGGAATTTCGGAAGAAGGGAAAAAGAATCTTTTTAATGTGTTTAAACAATCTGATTCATCGATAAATCGTAAATATGGAGGCACAGGATTAGGATTGGCTATTTCGAAAAACTTATCCAAACTTATGGGAGGAGAAATCGGAGTGGAAAGCAAGTATGGTAAAGGCTCGAATTTTTGGTTCACAGCAGTTTTCGATAGAGTTAAACAATCTGTTGTTAAACTTGATGAAAATCAGAATATTATCCACTCAAAAAGTTCCAGAAAATTGCAAATTCTTCTTGCTGAAGACAATGTTATTAATCAGAAAGTAGCTGTATATAATTTACAGAAATTCGGGCACGAAATAGATATTGCGGAAAATGGAAAAATTGCTGTAGAAAAATATCAAAAGAATAAATACGATGCTATTTTAATGGATATTCATATGCCAGAAATGAGTGGTATTGAAGCTACTGCAGAAATCCGAAGAATAGAACTTAAAAATAAAGCAATTGGCAATATCAAGATTATAGCCATGACTGCAAATGCCTTAAAAGGCGATAGAGAAAAACTTCTGGCAACTGGTATGAATGAGTATATAAGCAAACCATTTAAACCTGAAGAACTAAAAAAAATACTTGTGAATATTACCAATGAGAATGAAGCCTAA